TAGTAATAATCAGCCATATGGAATCCCCTTATCATATGTGCTAAAAGATAATTTACTGTACTTTCATTGTGCAAGCGAAGGACATAAAATTGACAATATTAACTTTGAAGATAAAGTATCTTTCTGCGTTGTAGGTGAAACACAAATTCAGCCGAGTAAATTTACTACAAAATATGAAAGTGTCATAGTATTTGGTAAGGCGGAAGTATTAGAAGACAGTAGCGAAAAGAAAAAAGCTCTGTTATACCTTTGTGAGAAATACAGTCCTGATTTTCTAGAAGAGGCAAATGTATACATTGATAAAGCTCTAGAAAAAACAACAGTGTTTAGAATAAAAATAGAACATATTAGTGGAAAGGAAAATAAGTAACTATAAGACTATTTTAATATACTTTAGATATTTTTAATCAGGATATATAAATTTATGGCTACATAAATACTATCTGAAAATTAATTATAAGAAATTTTACGCTATTAGTTTAGATGCTATTATAAGAAAAGAAACTTAGAAGATATTTTTATTTTTTAATTTTGATTAATATATAAACAAAGAACTTATTTACATAATTCATAATTTAACATATGTAAATAAGTTCTTTATTTTATAACTTTTCAGATTTAAGTGCTTTAGTTAAAGATACCATCGCAAATATCATTACAAATATAAATGGAAAAGCTGCTGCTACTGAAGCTGTTTGTAAAGCTTCAAGACCACCTGAAAATAGAAGTGAAACAGCTAATAGTGATTGTATTAATCCCCAGAGTATTTTCTTTTTATTACTAGGGTTTAAATTTCCATTTGATGTTAACATACCCAATACAAATGTGGCAGAATTTGCAGATGTTACAAAGAATGTACATAGTAAAATTATTGTAACTACTGATAAAATACCACCTATTGGATAATGTTCTAGCACTCCAAATAAAGTAGTTTCTGGAGCTTTAGTAATTAGCTCAAAACCTTTTATACCCAATGTATTTTTTAAATTGAGACCTAATGATCCAAAT
This genomic stretch from Gottschalkia purinilytica harbors:
- a CDS encoding pyridoxamine 5'-phosphate oxidase family protein, with protein sequence MYREMRRKAKETDISQSIRILENGEYGILSTIDSNNQPYGIPLSYVLKDNLLYFHCASEGHKIDNINFEDKVSFCVVGETQIQPSKFTTKYESVIVFGKAEVLEDSSEKKKALLYLCEKYSPDFLEEANVYIDKALEKTTVFRIKIEHISGKENK